In Pseudomonadota bacterium, one genomic interval encodes:
- a CDS encoding aldo/keto reductase, translating into MVETTELAPGLVISRVLNGLWQIADLERDGQTLDPEAAANHMAPFVESGFSTFDMADHYGSAEIIAGHFRATHPLGNASQLLTKWVPKPGATSREEVRRAVERSLTRLKTERLDLLQYHAWHYPDPSWLDALSYLAELQEEGLIGALGVTNFDAAHLRIALASGLPIVSNQLSFSLIDQRAAGAMSEVCSEFGVGLLAYGTLAGGFLSERWLDQPEPANPTTWSQMKYKRFIDAGGGWQAFQDLLRTAVAVAQRHQVSVPVLASRYMLDQSAVAGVILGARLGHGDHLAENRQIFTLSLTDADRAALAQAVEHFGPIPGNCGDEYRKPPFLTAAGDLSDHLEEVPKVFASEVDAAGRQRVFSGTSWEPLAGYCRAVRVGDRILVSGTTATHGDQVIGEGDPAAQAHFVIDKIEAAIESLGGRLEDVVRTRVFVADAEQWEPVARAHGERFAEIRPANTLVEARLIGDPYLVEIEAEAILSAEFPD; encoded by the coding sequence GTGGTTGAGACCACCGAACTGGCGCCGGGTCTCGTTATTTCGCGGGTCCTCAATGGGCTTTGGCAGATCGCCGATCTTGAGCGTGACGGTCAGACGCTCGACCCGGAGGCGGCAGCCAATCATATGGCCCCGTTCGTCGAAAGCGGGTTCAGTACGTTTGATATGGCCGACCATTATGGTTCTGCCGAAATCATCGCCGGGCATTTCCGCGCGACACACCCGTTGGGTAACGCCTCCCAGCTGCTCACAAAATGGGTACCCAAGCCTGGCGCCACATCCCGGGAAGAGGTGCGCCGCGCCGTCGAGCGTTCGTTGACGCGGCTAAAGACCGAGCGCCTCGATCTTCTGCAGTATCACGCCTGGCATTACCCAGACCCCTCGTGGCTCGACGCGCTGTCCTACCTGGCAGAGTTGCAGGAAGAAGGACTCATTGGTGCGCTGGGCGTGACAAACTTTGATGCGGCGCATCTACGCATCGCCTTGGCGAGCGGTCTGCCGATTGTCAGCAATCAGCTGAGTTTCTCTCTGATCGATCAGCGGGCAGCCGGCGCAATGAGCGAAGTGTGCAGCGAATTCGGGGTGGGCCTGCTGGCCTACGGCACCCTGGCGGGCGGGTTTCTATCCGAACGCTGGCTGGATCAGCCGGAACCTGCCAATCCGACGACCTGGTCGCAGATGAAATACAAGCGGTTTATCGACGCCGGGGGCGGTTGGCAGGCGTTCCAGGATCTGCTGCGCACCGCGGTTGCCGTGGCGCAACGTCATCAGGTCAGTGTTCCGGTGTTGGCCAGCCGGTACATGCTCGACCAGTCGGCCGTCGCCGGCGTTATTCTCGGCGCGCGTCTCGGCCACGGCGATCACCTGGCGGAAAACCGACAGATCTTTACCCTCTCGCTGACGGACGCAGATCGGGCGGCGCTGGCGCAGGCGGTGGAACACTTCGGACCGATTCCGGGCAATTGTGGTGACGAATACCGCAAGCCGCCTTTTTTGACCGCTGCGGGAGATCTGAGCGATCACCTGGAGGAAGTGCCCAAGGTCTTTGCGTCGGAGGTGGACGCTGCCGGCCGGCAGCGCGTCTTCAGCGGCACGTCCTGGGAGCCATTGGCGGGGTACTGTCGCGCGGTTCGAGTCGGGGATCGGATACTGGTATCGGGCACAACGGCCACCCACGGTGATCAGGTGATCGGCGAGGGCGACCCTGCCGCCCAGGCCCACTTTGTCATCGATAAGATCGAGGCCGCAATCGAGTCGCTGGGCGGTCGGCTGGAAGACGTGGTGCGCACCCGCGTCTTTGTCGCGGACGCGGAGCAATGGGAGCCGGTGGCCCGAGCTCACGGCGAACGTTTTGCTGAGATCCGCCCCGCCAACACGCTGGTCGAGGCGCGCCTGATCGGCGATCCTTACCTGGTCGAAATTGAGGCTGAGGCGATACTCAGCGCCGAGTTCCCAGACTGA
- a CDS encoding APC family permease: MPQLKRHLGLLGLTATGICAMLGASINVVPFMVHRSVPGIGQYVLPAFVFAAIPAVFAAFAYATLASAMPRPGGSYLYASRGLSPYLGFIASFSQWFGLSIVIGVIAYVIVPFLWDIAAALGWSDLAAELQLGSVRVSLALGLIWIFVLINVLGVKLYARTLVPMMFLMFGLGMIVIVAGFWFNHGDFSVAALAREGQAMSDEPDAPWRWMTFLSAAALMFSSFIGFDAIAQAGGEARKPSRNLPLAILLAITAVGAFYFLFAAAVYHAVPWWYVAEQAQARDISAPGLLAYLLPTGLGAAILAGAAVALINDLPAMLLAVSRLMFAWAEDGIFPSGVAKVHSRFHTPHVALALSGVIASVGVLGSHFAGDFFLGIDIMVTAMLVNFLLMCVTVLTLPRVNARLAGEITALTSRLSQQVVGIGGSVLLTGFLVIHVWKDLSGEVSVWYFHSTWVWLLVMGLGTTVFVFRRALQIRAGDDWRARFSQLPD, encoded by the coding sequence ATGCCCCAACTCAAAAGACACCTCGGTCTGCTGGGACTGACCGCCACCGGTATTTGCGCGATGCTGGGAGCGTCGATCAACGTTGTTCCGTTTATGGTGCACCGCAGCGTTCCGGGGATCGGTCAATACGTTTTGCCAGCGTTTGTCTTTGCCGCCATTCCTGCGGTGTTTGCGGCATTTGCATACGCCACGCTCGCGTCCGCCATGCCGCGGCCCGGCGGCAGTTACCTCTACGCAAGCCGCGGCTTGAGTCCGTATCTGGGCTTTATCGCCAGCTTCTCCCAGTGGTTTGGGCTTTCTATCGTGATCGGCGTCATCGCGTATGTCATTGTGCCGTTCTTGTGGGACATCGCCGCGGCCCTCGGCTGGTCGGACCTTGCGGCTGAGCTGCAGCTTGGCTCGGTTCGAGTAAGCCTCGCACTGGGCCTTATCTGGATTTTTGTGTTGATCAACGTGCTGGGCGTAAAGCTTTATGCGCGCACGCTGGTCCCGATGATGTTCCTCATGTTCGGGCTCGGCATGATCGTGATCGTTGCGGGTTTCTGGTTTAACCACGGCGACTTCTCCGTCGCAGCCTTGGCGCGGGAAGGACAGGCGATGAGCGATGAGCCGGATGCGCCCTGGCGCTGGATGACCTTCCTTTCGGCAGCAGCGCTGATGTTTTCCAGCTTCATTGGCTTCGACGCGATCGCTCAGGCGGGCGGCGAGGCTCGCAAGCCGTCTCGCAATCTGCCGCTGGCTATCCTGCTGGCTATCACCGCGGTCGGCGCCTTTTATTTCCTGTTTGCCGCCGCGGTATATCACGCGGTCCCCTGGTGGTATGTTGCTGAGCAGGCCCAGGCCCGCGATATTTCAGCGCCCGGCCTGCTGGCCTATCTGCTGCCAACCGGCCTCGGTGCCGCGATCCTGGCCGGCGCGGCGGTCGCACTGATCAACGACCTGCCGGCCATGCTGCTCGCAGTGTCGCGCCTCATGTTCGCCTGGGCGGAGGACGGAATCTTTCCCAGCGGCGTCGCGAAGGTGCATTCCCGATTTCATACCCCGCACGTTGCTCTGGCGCTGAGCGGCGTCATTGCGAGCGTTGGTGTCCTTGGCAGCCACTTCGCCGGCGATTTCTTCCTGGGTATCGACATCATGGTGACGGCGATGCTGGTGAACTTCCTGCTGATGTGCGTGACGGTGCTGACACTGCCCCGGGTCAACGCCCGGCTCGCCGGTGAGATCACCGCACTGACCTCCCGCCTGTCTCAGCAGGTTGTGGGTATCGGCGGATCGGTGCTGCTGACCGGCTTTCTGGTGATCCACGTGTGGAAGGACCTGAGCGGTGAGGTAAGCGTCTGGTACTTCCACTCAACTTGGGTTTGGCTGCTGGTGATGGGGCTGGGCACCACAGTCTTCGTTTTCCGCCGAGCCCTCCAGATCCGTGCCGGCGATGATTGGCGAGCCCGGTTCTCGCAGCTGCCCGACTGA
- a CDS encoding acyl-CoA dehydrogenase, whose amino-acid sequence MSLIVNRRDLDFYLDELYRLPTLLEAERYAEYDRDTITAVLDAAQALAEEKFQPVAAAADASEPAFVDGEVEVIPEAIEALDAFRESGFMAAGFDSDIGGMQLPWLVTQAISGIFMCANTGVANYAFLTAANANLLKTCGNDALKERFLGPLLEGRWFGTMCLSETQAGSSLGDIRTTATPAEDGSYRLSGSKMWISGGDHNLSENIVHMVLARTPDAPPGVRGISLFLVPKIRVNDDGTLGEFNNVVVAGLNHKMGQRGTSNCLLNFGESGDCEGFLVGRENEGLANMFHMMNEARIGVGLGSVAAALGGYLYALDYARERAQGRRLGSKDPTTPQVKLIEHADVRRLLMTQKVFVEGGQALIFYCASLLDRQKLTEERQEYQRLAALLELLTPVAKSWPSEYCLEANKLAIQVLGGYGYTRDYPVERLYRDNRLNAIHEGAHAIHGLDILGRKVRMGEGIALQVLRSEIQSDLDLAAASVGLAGLAQELESALAQVDETVQTVVTCSDPELSMANATLFLDAFGHVVVAWLWLRQALAAQSALDAAAKDEGSDHDSRFYEGKLAACRFFFRYELPKAQLALRTVASLDDTCIQVLPEQFTGS is encoded by the coding sequence ATGTCGCTGATCGTTAATCGCCGTGATCTGGATTTCTATCTGGACGAGCTGTACCGGCTTCCAACCCTGCTCGAAGCTGAGCGCTACGCTGAATACGATCGCGACACGATCACTGCGGTGCTGGACGCCGCCCAGGCGCTCGCCGAAGAGAAGTTCCAGCCGGTAGCCGCCGCCGCCGACGCGAGCGAGCCGGCGTTTGTCGACGGTGAGGTCGAAGTCATACCCGAAGCGATCGAGGCGCTCGACGCGTTTCGCGAGTCGGGTTTTATGGCGGCGGGTTTCGACAGCGACATCGGCGGGATGCAGCTTCCCTGGCTGGTCACTCAGGCCATCAGCGGTATCTTTATGTGTGCCAACACGGGCGTGGCCAACTACGCCTTTCTGACGGCCGCCAACGCCAACCTGCTGAAGACCTGCGGCAACGACGCCCTGAAGGAACGATTCCTGGGTCCCCTGCTGGAAGGACGCTGGTTTGGCACGATGTGCCTGTCCGAGACGCAGGCCGGCTCTTCGCTGGGAGATATCCGAACGACCGCGACGCCGGCGGAAGACGGCAGCTATCGCCTGAGCGGTTCGAAAATGTGGATATCCGGCGGCGACCACAACCTCAGCGAGAACATTGTGCACATGGTGCTGGCGCGTACGCCCGACGCGCCGCCGGGCGTTCGTGGCATCTCGCTGTTTCTGGTCCCGAAGATCCGTGTCAACGACGATGGCACCCTGGGTGAATTCAACAACGTGGTCGTGGCCGGGCTGAACCACAAGATGGGCCAGCGGGGGACCAGCAACTGCCTGCTCAACTTTGGCGAGTCAGGAGACTGCGAGGGTTTTCTTGTCGGCCGCGAGAACGAAGGGCTGGCCAACATGTTCCACATGATGAACGAGGCAAGGATCGGCGTTGGGCTTGGTTCGGTGGCCGCAGCGCTGGGTGGCTACCTTTATGCCCTCGACTATGCCCGGGAGCGAGCCCAGGGTCGGCGGCTGGGGAGCAAAGATCCGACGACCCCGCAGGTCAAGCTGATTGAGCACGCTGACGTCAGACGGCTGCTGATGACACAGAAGGTGTTTGTGGAGGGTGGGCAAGCGCTGATCTTTTACTGCGCCAGCCTGCTGGATCGACAGAAGCTGACCGAGGAACGCCAGGAATACCAGCGGCTGGCGGCCCTGCTGGAGCTGCTGACGCCGGTGGCCAAATCGTGGCCATCCGAATATTGCCTGGAGGCTAACAAGCTGGCGATTCAGGTGCTGGGCGGCTATGGCTACACGCGCGACTACCCGGTGGAGCGGCTGTACCGCGACAATCGTCTCAACGCCATCCACGAAGGGGCCCACGCGATTCATGGGTTGGACATCTTGGGGCGTAAGGTTCGGATGGGCGAGGGCATCGCGCTGCAGGTCCTGCGTAGCGAGATACAGTCGGACCTTGACTTGGCAGCGGCCAGCGTTGGCCTAGCGGGTCTAGCGCAAGAGCTCGAATCGGCGTTGGCTCAGGTGGACGAAACGGTTCAGACGGTCGTCACCTGCAGCGATCCGGAGCTGAGCATGGCCAACGCCACGCTGTTCCTGGATGCTTTTGGGCACGTTGTTGTGGCGTGGCTGTGGTTGCGGCAGGCGCTTGCGGCACAGAGTGCGCTGGACGCGGCGGCGAAAGATGAGGGTTCCGACCATGACAGCCGTTTTTACGAAGGCAAGCTGGCGGCGTGCCGATTTTTTTTCCGCTACGAACTGCCAAAAGCTCAGCTGGCGCTGCGCACCGTGGCCAGTCTGGACGATACCTGCATTCAGGTGCTGCCGGAGCAGTTTACCGGCAGCTAA
- a CDS encoding FAD-dependent oxidoreductase has product MPSSKNHSSKPRIVIVGANFAGLRAAAQLSCRYRVTMLDAMGEFEWTPNIHEILSGVKRADGVKLPFGAAVARYGHEFVQARVSQIDSDAQQVISAEGRCWDYDACIVAAGSEGASFGVPGVEEHAMKLRRVADAERIATALDRLGRRKRPASVVVVGGGITGVETVGEILRRRHRNERFKVRLLEQEHRLLSQQPRQVGDDAAERCEAFGVDVLHGVAVESVHAKTVVLDNGQRLKSDLCIWTAGLALPAFLRDAALNTSDDRWLPVRDTLQSQASDALFVAGDSAALREPIAKQAYHAMDMGELAGGNVDRFLRGRRLKDFRPSRTPTLIAFGDVTTWLVAGNSAAASPLLAAGKEAVYLATMAQLDSPWRPVGYAARLASRASRATFGLLLPQLNLESIVAGAKGSRIMLG; this is encoded by the coding sequence ATGCCATCTTCCAAGAACCATTCCAGCAAACCCCGCATCGTCATTGTCGGTGCCAATTTCGCCGGGCTGCGGGCAGCAGCCCAGCTTTCCTGCCGCTACCGGGTGACGATGCTGGACGCGATGGGGGAGTTTGAGTGGACCCCTAACATCCATGAGATTCTCTCGGGCGTTAAACGCGCGGATGGCGTCAAGCTGCCCTTCGGTGCCGCCGTTGCCCGCTACGGCCACGAATTTGTGCAGGCGCGGGTCAGTCAAATCGACAGCGATGCACAACAGGTGATCAGCGCGGAAGGCCGGTGCTGGGATTATGACGCCTGTATTGTGGCCGCCGGCAGTGAGGGTGCCAGCTTTGGGGTCCCGGGCGTTGAGGAACACGCCATGAAACTGCGCCGAGTGGCAGACGCGGAGCGTATCGCCACAGCTCTGGACCGGCTGGGCCGCCGGAAACGTCCAGCCTCGGTGGTTGTGGTCGGCGGCGGCATCACGGGCGTCGAGACTGTCGGGGAGATCCTGCGGCGACGTCACCGCAACGAACGCTTTAAGGTTCGACTGCTGGAGCAAGAGCATCGGCTGCTGTCCCAACAGCCTCGACAGGTTGGTGATGATGCCGCCGAGCGCTGCGAGGCTTTCGGCGTGGATGTCCTCCACGGCGTGGCGGTGGAGTCGGTGCATGCGAAGACCGTTGTCCTCGACAACGGCCAGCGCCTCAAGTCCGACCTGTGCATCTGGACGGCAGGGCTCGCGCTGCCCGCCTTTCTCCGTGACGCCGCCCTGAACACCTCTGACGATCGGTGGCTGCCGGTTCGAGACACGCTCCAGAGCCAGGCCAGTGACGCACTATTTGTGGCCGGCGACAGCGCTGCCCTGCGAGAGCCTATCGCCAAGCAGGCGTACCACGCGATGGATATGGGGGAGCTGGCCGGCGGCAACGTGGATCGATTTCTCCGCGGCAGGCGGCTCAAAGACTTCAGGCCATCGCGTACGCCAACCCTGATCGCTTTTGGCGACGTCACCACGTGGCTCGTGGCAGGCAATTCAGCGGCCGCCAGCCCGCTGCTGGCGGCAGGCAAAGAGGCGGTGTATCTCGCCACGATGGCTCAGCTGGATTCACCCTGGCGGCCGGTTGGCTACGCGGCCCGGCTGGCGAGCCGCGCCAGCCGTGCCACCTTTGGCCTCCTGCTGCCGCAGCTCAATCTCGAATCGATTGTCGCCGGCGCTAAGGGCAGCCGGATTATGCTCGGCTGA
- a CDS encoding serine hydrolase domain-containing protein, which translates to MLGVLWILIAPLLWANESLAKDSVAAFSQRLEALKRAFYVPGLAVEIVVGVDSESSTVLFQDYLGDRDLASKQAVTPNTLFPLASLTKVYSAVLLADLAEDGALSFMDPVTRWLPESGLTRNVQLQHLLSHTSQGDPGEQFNYSFRFGLLTAIAQKVGGKPFGELLQERVLQPLALSDTHLYEIETLSAAARERLATPHGYEGQSLALDHEFGVSASAGLIATPRDVIRMGQALLRKDLLSDGSWRQLTTPFGPDLPYGHGIFVQQVAGQQVFWAYGQYDGFAGLWVIVPAKELQMVALANNNLFSDAARLINGDVMTSPLMLAFVEGFLTDEGQSFPTAEQRAKADLMTSAFLARYDESQFENAQNALERLLPSPEHWVQRADLNVMHAVMFLKTVAFHRELQLRADWDPELASLGKKLLQTDPHNPYVHYYLGELFAGADDRARAARHFRAIVDAENFSTHWYTREAQSWLASHPDQ; encoded by the coding sequence TTGCTCGGCGTTCTCTGGATTCTTATCGCGCCACTCTTGTGGGCCAACGAGTCGCTGGCAAAAGACTCGGTCGCCGCCTTTTCCCAACGCCTTGAAGCGTTGAAACGCGCGTTCTACGTCCCCGGTCTGGCGGTTGAGATTGTGGTCGGCGTGGATTCGGAAAGCAGCACGGTGCTATTTCAGGATTACCTGGGCGATCGAGACCTGGCGAGCAAGCAGGCCGTAACGCCCAACACCCTCTTTCCCCTCGCGTCCCTGACCAAGGTTTACAGCGCCGTGCTGCTGGCGGATCTCGCAGAAGATGGTGCGCTGTCGTTCATGGACCCGGTGACTCGCTGGCTGCCTGAAAGTGGCCTCACCAGAAACGTTCAGCTACAGCACCTGCTGTCCCACACCTCGCAGGGCGATCCTGGCGAGCAGTTCAACTACAGCTTTCGCTTTGGCCTGCTTACGGCGATCGCGCAAAAGGTTGGCGGCAAACCGTTTGGTGAGCTGCTGCAGGAACGGGTGTTGCAGCCGCTGGCGCTGTCCGATACCCACCTCTACGAAATAGAGACGCTGTCCGCAGCCGCCCGCGAACGACTGGCCACACCTCACGGCTATGAAGGCCAAAGCCTTGCCTTAGATCACGAGTTTGGCGTATCCGCGTCAGCCGGCTTGATCGCAACGCCCCGCGACGTGATCCGCATGGGGCAGGCGCTGCTGCGTAAGGATCTGCTGAGCGACGGATCCTGGCGGCAGCTCACCACGCCTTTCGGCCCGGATCTTCCGTACGGGCACGGGATTTTTGTGCAGCAGGTGGCCGGCCAGCAGGTGTTTTGGGCTTACGGGCAATACGATGGCTTTGCCGGTCTTTGGGTAATCGTGCCGGCAAAGGAGCTCCAGATGGTGGCGCTGGCGAACAACAATCTGTTCAGTGACGCGGCGCGACTGATCAACGGCGACGTGATGACCTCACCGCTGATGTTGGCGTTTGTTGAGGGCTTTCTGACCGACGAAGGTCAGAGCTTCCCTACCGCCGAGCAGCGCGCCAAAGCGGATCTCATGACCAGCGCTTTCCTGGCGCGCTATGACGAGAGTCAGTTCGAGAACGCTCAAAACGCGTTGGAACGGCTGTTGCCCAGCCCGGAGCACTGGGTGCAGCGAGCTGATCTGAACGTCATGCACGCCGTGATGTTTCTGAAAACGGTGGCGTTTCATCGCGAGCTTCAGCTTCGCGCCGACTGGGACCCTGAGCTGGCGTCCCTGGGTAAAAAGCTGCTGCAAACGGATCCCCACAATCCCTACGTCCACTATTACCTCGGCGAGCTCTTTGCCGGTGCCGATGATCGCGCTCGAGCCGCGCGCCATTTTCGCGCTATTGTTGACGCCGAAAATTTCTCGACCCACTGGTATACGCGAGAAGCTCAAAGCTGGCTCGCATCGCACCCGGATCAATAA
- a CDS encoding MFS transporter: MAVSLVLSDSARIRYVTGAVMYFAQGIPQGLLAIALPAWMASQGATAADVGSYLAVIVLPWAFKLLSGPLMDRYQLPSMGRRKPWVLAAQLGLTVSLLGLMLIENPAEQVGLLMVLGVLINTFAATQDVAVDGMCIDLTPVREQGRLNAFMSFGKAAGWSATAAVSGVLLATFGMKVTAIAAASLAGLLALAFVLVTERPGERRLPWSRGKAATGQPPEGSFGTVFKALNQVLWSRASLVVMVIMFVDGLVTGYGQALMPFAAVNLFGYTTPEWSQLVAMMGLVGAAIALTLGPLVDRFGAKRMLILTVSLVAIHAFLIAQTQQLWEDSTYVRVMLSLWIILIPVVMVCVIALAMALCSSSISATQFAIYMSVANLGHSAGSKVYGMLAERASYVESYTFLGAFVVLMIITLLFHRAPSLEAESEDQPIRRSTGSRYTVGLGGSEAGLFLSGAMRCPKCRADMDALLVNGVEIDRCSQCQGLWFDAGEVERLRDAGVADAIDLGEADQGRKTNVIDRYDCPRCSGEMIRMVDPDQRHIWFEQCSVCTGSFFDAGEFRDLATWRQKTSPTWLRGSLRPSANSWPSLPLCAPVRPAEWSFA; this comes from the coding sequence ATGGCCGTCAGCCTCGTTCTGTCAGACAGCGCCCGGATTCGTTACGTCACCGGCGCGGTCATGTATTTCGCCCAGGGGATTCCCCAGGGACTTCTTGCGATTGCCTTGCCGGCCTGGATGGCCAGCCAGGGAGCCACCGCAGCGGATGTCGGTTCCTACCTGGCGGTCATCGTGCTCCCCTGGGCGTTCAAGCTGCTGTCCGGCCCGCTGATGGATCGCTATCAGCTGCCCAGCATGGGGCGACGAAAGCCCTGGGTGCTGGCCGCGCAGCTCGGCTTGACGGTTTCGCTGCTCGGACTGATGCTCATCGAGAATCCTGCGGAGCAGGTTGGACTGCTGATGGTGCTCGGTGTTCTGATCAACACGTTTGCCGCCACTCAAGACGTCGCCGTCGACGGCATGTGCATCGACCTGACGCCGGTGCGCGAGCAGGGCCGGCTCAACGCGTTTATGAGTTTCGGGAAGGCCGCCGGCTGGAGCGCGACTGCTGCGGTGAGCGGCGTTCTGCTGGCAACTTTCGGGATGAAAGTGACGGCCATCGCGGCGGCTTCCCTGGCCGGCCTGCTGGCGCTCGCGTTTGTGCTGGTGACCGAGCGCCCCGGGGAACGCAGGCTGCCGTGGTCCCGGGGCAAGGCCGCGACCGGTCAGCCGCCGGAAGGCTCGTTTGGCACCGTTTTCAAAGCCCTCAACCAGGTGCTCTGGAGCCGAGCCAGTCTGGTGGTCATGGTCATCATGTTCGTTGACGGGCTGGTGACCGGCTACGGCCAGGCGCTGATGCCTTTTGCGGCGGTCAACCTTTTTGGATACACGACGCCCGAGTGGTCTCAGCTGGTGGCGATGATGGGGCTGGTCGGCGCTGCGATTGCGCTGACGCTCGGTCCGCTCGTCGATCGATTCGGCGCCAAGCGAATGCTGATTCTGACGGTGTCGCTGGTTGCCATCCACGCATTTTTGATCGCCCAGACTCAGCAATTGTGGGAGGACAGCACCTACGTCCGGGTGATGCTGTCGCTCTGGATCATCTTGATTCCCGTAGTCATGGTCTGCGTTATCGCGCTCGCGATGGCGCTCTGCTCCAGCAGCATCTCAGCAACGCAGTTTGCAATCTATATGTCGGTGGCCAACCTGGGACACTCGGCCGGCTCAAAGGTGTACGGCATGCTGGCGGAGAGGGCAAGCTACGTTGAGAGCTATACCTTTTTGGGCGCGTTTGTGGTCCTGATGATCATTACTCTGCTCTTTCATCGCGCGCCATCGCTGGAGGCGGAAAGCGAAGATCAGCCGATCCGCAGATCAACGGGATCCCGCTACACGGTTGGCTTAGGAGGGAGTGAGGCCGGCCTGTTTCTCTCCGGAGCCATGCGCTGTCCCAAATGCCGGGCCGACATGGACGCCCTGCTGGTCAACGGCGTCGAGATCGATCGCTGCAGTCAATGTCAGGGGCTTTGGTTTGACGCGGGTGAGGTAGAGCGGCTGCGCGACGCAGGCGTCGCGGACGCCATCGATCTAGGCGAGGCCGACCAAGGTCGAAAAACCAATGTTATCGACCGCTATGACTGCCCCCGCTGTAGTGGCGAGATGATTCGGATGGTGGACCCCGACCAGCGTCACATCTGGTTTGAGCAGTGCAGCGTCTGCACCGGATCCTTTTTTGACGCGGGTGAGTTTCGCGACCTGGCGACCTGGCGACAAAAAACCTCTCCGACCTGGTTAAGGGGCTCTTTGCGCCCGAGCGCAAATAGCTGGCCGTCTCTACCGCTCTGCGCGCCGGTACGCCCGGCGGAATGGTCTTTTGCTTGA